A stretch of the Rhinoderma darwinii isolate aRhiDar2 chromosome 3, aRhiDar2.hap1, whole genome shotgun sequence genome encodes the following:
- the IDH2 gene encoding isocitrate dehydrogenase [NADP], mitochondrial: MAGYLRAVTSICKSSAAVLGKNPGALAPALTQQQRNYADKRIKVANPVVEMDGDEMTRIIWEFIKEKLILSNVDVELKYFDLGLPYRDQTNDQVTIDSALATKKYSVAVKCATITPDEARVEEFNLKKMWKSPNGTIRNILGGTVFRDPIICKNIPRLVPGWTQAITIGRHAFGDQYKATDFVVDQAGKFKMVFNPADGSAAKEWEVFDFPAGGVGMGMYNTDESISGFAHSCFQYSIQKKWPLYLSTKNTILKAYDGRFKDIFQEIYEKHYKPQYDKLKIWYEHRLIDDMVAQVLKSSGGFVWACKNYDGDVQSDILAQGFGSLGLMTSVLVCPDGKTIEAEAAHGTVTRHYREHQKGRPTSTNPIASIFAWTRGLEHRGKLDGNPDLIDFALKLEKVCVETVESGVMTKDLAGCIHGLSNVRINEHYVNTTDFLDAIKNNLDKALGKK, from the exons ATGGCCGGCTACCTCCGAGCTGTCACCTCTATCTGCAAGTCTTCCGCAGCAGTGCTGGGCAAAAATCCCGGTGCCCTCGCCCCCGCTCTCACCCAGCAGCAGAGGAACT ATGCAGACAAACGTATCAAGGTGGCTAACCCAGTGGTGGAGATGGATGGGGATGAGATGACCCGCATCATCTGGGAGTTCATCAAGGAAAAG TTGATCCTGTCTAATGTTGATGTGGAGCTAAAATATTTTGATCTTGGCCTTCCATATCGTGACCAAACCAATGACCAGGTTACCATAGACTCTGCTCTGGCCACTAAGAAGTACAGTGTTGCTGTAAAGTGCGCTACAATCACTCCCGATGAGGCTCGAGTAGAAG AGTTTAACTTGAAGAAGATGTGGAAGAGTCCCAATGGCACAATCAGGAATATCTTGGGTGGAACAGTCTTCCGTGATCCAATTATTTGTAAGAACATTCCACGACTGGTTCCTGGATGGACACAGGCCATCACAATTGGTAGACATGCATTTGGTGATCAG tacaagGCCACAGACTTTGTTGTTGATCAAGCTGGAAAATTCAAGATGGTGTTCAATCCAGCTGATGGCTCCGCAGCTAAGGAATGGGAAGTATTTGACTTTCCAGCAGGAGGTGTAGGCATGGGAATGTACAACACCGATGag TCTATCTCTGGCTTTGCACACAGCTGCTTCCAGTATTCTATTCAGAAGAAATGGCCTCTGTACTTGAGCACAAAGAACACCATATTGAAGGCTTATGATGGCAGGTTCAAGGACATCTTCCAGGAGATCTATGAGAA GCATTATAAACCACAGTATGATAAACTGAAGATCTGGTACGAGCACAGACTGATTGATGACATGGTAGCTCAGGTTCTCAAGTCCTCTGGAGGCTTCGTTTGGGCTTGCAAGAATTATGATGGAGATGTCCAATCTGATATTCTTGCTCAAG GATTTGGTTCCCTTGGATTGATGACATCTGTCCTGGTGTGCCCAGATGGAAAAACCATTGAGGCAGAAGCTGCTCATGGAACCGTTACACGTCATTACCGGGAACATCAAAAG GGTCGTCCCACAAGTACAAATCCCATTGCCAGCATCTTTGCATGGACCCGGGGCTTGGAACACCGAGGAAAGTTGGATGGAAATCCGGATCTGATTGA CTTTGCCTTGAAGCTAGAGAAGGTTTGTGTTGAGACGGTTGAGAGTGGTGTAATGACAAAGGATTTGGCAGGCTGTATTCATGGTTTAAGCAA CGTCCGAATAAACGAGCATTACGTGAACACCACAGACTTCCTGGACGCTATAAAGAACAACCTGGACAAAGCACTGGGGAAGAAATGA